From the genome of Leptotrichia sp. HSP-342:
ATGTTTTTTCGAATAATTCAATAGAGAAAATAATTGAAACTTTTACAAAAAAATCGAAAGAGAATAAGATAAGTATAGGAAATTTTGAAAAACTGGTATATGAGAACAAAAATTATTATTATGCCAAGATACATTCTAGAGGAGATGCTATTTATGCACTTGATTATAGTGGGATAAGTGCAACAAGTATATTTCTGAAGGTTAACAAGGTGGATGGAGCTAACTTGGGAATAATTGAAAATATGGTGGTTAATCTTATACAGGTATCTGATGAAAAAATTAATGACACTGAAGCTAGAGCAATTTATACAAAAATTTTGGCAAGCATGAGGGAAAAGGAGCTATCAAGTTTATTAGCATATACAAATGGAATAATATATGGAATAAGAATAGACTCAATTACAGGTGAATTCATATTTTTTGCTAGAGAATCAGAAAATGAAAATGCAGTTACAAGTATTCAAAATCTGAAATTTAATAATAAAAATGAAGGAACTTCTGAAAAAATAGTAAATCTAAAAGAAAAAAAATAAATATTTATTAATCTAAATGAACTTAGATTGTAAATAAAAAATTATTATTTCGTTCAAACTTTTAATGTTATTTGATTTTATTGATATGAAAAAGATTTAGATACGAAAAAATAGAATAAATTATAATATAGAATTTAGGAGGTAAAATGAATTTAGAAGCATTATTTGGACTTTTACAGGGACAGGATCTAGGAAAATTGACAGAACAGATAGGAGGAGACAGTACGCAAGTAAAAGATGGAGTATCAGCGGCTTTACCTGCAATATTGGCAGCAGTTAACAAAAATGCAAATAACAGCGAAAAAGCAGAAGGGTTGAATAACGCATTAAATCAGCACGATGGTTCAATATTAAATAACCTTGGGAGTTATTTACAAAATCCTGATTTAAAGGATGGAGAAGGAATTTTAGGACATTTGTTTGGAAATAATACACAAAATGTGGCAAATGCTGTTTCACAGTCAAGCGGACTAGATAACCAAGGAAGCATGAAAATCTTACAAACGTTGGCTCCGCTTGTATTAGGTGCATTAGGACAGCAAAAAAAGGAAAATAATCTAGATGCAGAAGGAATTGGTAACTTAACTTCAAACCTTGCAGCAAACTTTACAGGCGAAGGTGGTATTATGAGCATGGTTACAAATATGCTGGATGCAAATAAAGATGGAAACGTAATGGATGATGTAATGGGATTAGTTGGAAAATTTTTTGGCGGCAAAAAATAGAAAGTGTAAAAAATTAAGTATGAAATTAGGCAAAGGGACTATTTTATTTTTAAAGGTATCTCACAAAAGCCTAATTTTTTTTTTAGATAAATTTTTAATTATTAAGGATGGTAAATAATGAAATTTTTGATGATTGGAATTGGTGGAGGAATTGGAGCGATTCTTCGGTATTTAATTAGTATTGTGCCTTTAAAAGTGAGTTTTCCCGTGCAGACTTTTGTTACGAATATTTTGGGAGCAATTTTGATTGGGGTTGTTGTTGAGATGCTGGCTGGGAAGCAGGTTTCACAGAATTGGAGTTTATTCTGGAGAGTGGGAATTTGTGGAGGATTTACGACATTTTCTACATTTTCGCTGGAAACATATAACTTGATTGAGAAAGGGAATACTTGGATTGCATTGGGATATGCGATTTTGAGTGTTGTGCTGTCAGTTGCAGGAGTTTTTATTGGAAGGGGAGTTGTTAGAGCGGCATAAAAAGTGTAATGTAAAAAAATTTTAATATTTTTATTAAATTTTGGTATAAAAACTTGGATATTTAGTGAAGGAGTTATTATGGATAAGGAACATTCAATAGAAAATACGAAAAGATATGCGATACTGGAGGTTATGTTCTTTAATGGATATATAGTAGGAATGCAGAGTTTTGTGCTTTTGAGCTTGGCGATTTATTTTAATATGAGTTCTTTTTTTATATCAATTGTATCATCATTGCCAACAGCAGGATATTTGTTGCAGATATTTACTAAGCGGGTAAATCTTCTGCTTGGGAGCAGGAAAAGGACGATGGTAATAGCGGCGACTGTTTCAAGGCTGGTTATTTGTGTTATGCCTTTTGCTGTTTTTTTTGATATAAGAAGGCAGGAAGTCTATTTTGCGGTAATGTTTATTTATGCTCTTGTTTCACCTTTTTCAAATAATGTTTGGACAGCTGTTATGACGAAGATTGTTGATAAAAGAGAAAGAGGGAAATATTTTGGGAAACGTAATTTGTTTTCATCGTTGTCTACTGTGGTTTATACTTTGTTTTATGGGTATGTTTTGTCAATGCCAGACAGGAAAAATGCAATGCTTATCTTGACAACGGCAATGTCACTTTCAGCAATAGGTTCAGCAATATTTATGTGTCTTCATTATGTGCCTGATTCAGAAAGCGATATGAAAAAAGTGAGCATAAAGACAGCATTTAAAAATAAAAATTTTGTTGTTTATCTAAAATTTGCTTCTGTGTGGCTGTTTACATGGGAATTTCTAAAGCCAATGACAGAATATTACAGAATAAAAGTGCTTGGTGTAAATACAATGTTCATTTCTCAAATGGGAGTTCTAACAGCGATATTGTCAAGCATACTTTATCTAGTTTATGGAAAATTGTCTGATAAATACGGAAATAAGACAATGCTTAGAATGGGAATATTTTTTACAACATATTATGTACTTACATATTTTTCAATGACTCAGGACAATAAAATGTCAATGCTTTTTGCAGCCGCAGTAATTGACGCAATAGGATTTACAGCAATAACACTAAGTCTATTAAATTTGATGATGGAAGTTTCAGGCGAGCCTGCTGATGCTTATGTGGGAGCTTATGCGATGGTTTCAGGGCTTTCAGCAATATTGGCTGGATTATTTGGTGGAATACTGGGAAAATTTATAAATAACGGAGTAATTTATATTTTTGGGGAACAATTTTACACAATAAGGTTTGCCTTTGTTATAGGATTTATTTTGAGATTATTTTCATTGCTGGAATTAACGAGAGTTTATTCATTTGAAAAAACATTTGTGTATCCTGGCGGAAGCAGCCGAATAAAAAGCATGTTTTCAAAAATAATGTTTTCAGGCTCAAGATATGTTATCCATTCTAATAAAGGAAAAAATGAGGATTCTGATGAGAAGGAGAATGATGTAAGCGGAGAAGAGAATATCAATGGTAAATTTAATGAAAGTAAGGAAGAACTGTAATTGATTTGTAGCCAGCTATAAGAGTAAAAAGTTGCAGAAATTGAGTAGCATAGCAAGGAGTCAAGACCCCTTGTCAAAGAGTGTAGAAAAACAAGAAAATTAAATATTAAAAAATATTGTGTTTATCGGGATTTTCAGACTTTTACAAATGAGTAAAAGTTTTGTAGAATAGGAGAATTTTATGAAAAAGATTTTAGAAAAAATTGGGAAAGATGAGTTGCTGGAGTATTCACGTTTAGGAGATAGATTTTCTGTTGGGAATTATATTGGAAATAGTAGTAAATTTCATATTTTCACATCAATTAACCCATACGGAAAGTACGAAGGATACAAATTTTTAAAAGATGAAGAATTAAAGAAATTAGGAAGAAAAAAATGGTATTTAGAATTAATGAAGGAAAATATAAAAGAGAGACTTTTCAAAGAGGGAAAAACTGTTATTTTAAGAAAAGATAATTTTTTTAAACATTTATTTGAATATTTTGTAAAAAATAAAATAAGATTACAAATTTCTTATGATAGAGATTGGAATAATAATGGCTATTTAATTAAAAATTCAGATGAGTTTTTTTGGTTTCATTTTTGTGATGAAGAAGATGAAAACGAAGAAGAAATTATAAGAAAATACGGAGTAAAAATTATAAGAGCAGGAAAAAACGTTATAAAAGATATTATTGTAGAAGATAGCAAAATTAAAAAAAATAAATTGATAAAAGTTTATGATTTGGACGATGTTTTAGGTGATATTATTTTTCAAGATGATAATCATATTTTAATTTATGAGAAAGATTTGTTTTTTGGCGATTGTAAATTTACAATATTACAAATGTCGGATATTGAAGAAATTAATGATAGAATGAATTTAATAGAAACAAAAGATATAAATTTAGAAGAAATTTTTCCAAATATTGTAAAAATGAAAATAGAAGAAGTTTTGAAAAAGTGCTTTGAAAATAAAATATTAGTGCATTTTGAGTATGAGAAATCATATTCTGAAAAATTTGGGATAATTGAAAGATTTGATAACAAGAAAATAATTTTAAAAGAAATAGACAAAATGTCTGGAATTTTTGTTGCTAAATCTGAGATAATAATTGAGGATATTTCGTTTTTATTTGTGAGAAATTGTAAAGTTTTAGGAATTTGAAATTTTAAAAAAAGGCTTTGTTCTTTATTGAATGGAGTCTTTTTTGATTTTTGTTGTATTTTATATGATTTCAAAAATTTTACAAACATTGTAAACAAATATCAAAAATGATATAATTTAAAAATAAATTTAAATAAAAATAATTTGATAAATAACGGAGAAAAGGAAAGGAAATTTAATGAGTTTAGTTCAGTTTAACAAGGTATATAAACAATTTGCGGGGGAATATATTTTGAGAGATGTTAATTTTACGATTGAAGAGAGAGATAAGATTGGGCTTGTGGGGGTAAATGGGGCTGGGAAGTCTACAATTATTAGAATGCTTTTGGGGGAAGAGCGGATTGATGGAAATGAGAATAATCTTAATGAGTTTGGGGAAATTGTGAAAAGTGGGGCTACAAAAATTGGGTATTTGTCGCAGAATACAGAGTTTTTGGATGAAAAAAATACGATTTACGAGGAAATGATGACTATTTTTGAGGAAGAGAGAAAAATTTGGGACGAGATTCAGAAGGTTAATATGCTTATGGGAACAGCGAACGAAGATGAAATGGAAAAGCTGATTAACAAGTCTGCTGAACTTTCTTCTATTTACGAGGCAAAAAATGGCTATGAGATTGAATACAAGATTAAACAGGTGCTTACAGGGCTTGAGCTTACTGGGGAATATGAGAATTTGCTATTGCAGGATTTGAGCGGTGGAGAAAGAACACGTGTTTCACTTGCAAAACTGCTTTTGTCTGAACCTGACTTGCTGATTTTAGACGAGCCGACAAACCATCTGGACTTGATTTCGATTGAGTGGCTTGAGGATTATTTGAAAAAGTATAATAAGGCGTTTTTGCTTGTTTCTCACGATAGAATATTTTTGGATAATGTTTGTACAAAAATTTTTGAATTAGAAAATAAAAAATTACATAAGTATGATGGCAACTTTTCATCATTTATTCTTCAAAAGGAGATGATTTTGAAGGGAGAAATCAAGCGGTATGAGAAGGAGCAGGAAAAAATTAAGAAAATGGAGGAATACATTGACAGATTTCGAGCTGGAATAAAGGCAAGACAGGCGAAAGGACGGCAAAAAATACTGGATAGAATCGAGAGAATGGAAGATCCTGTATTTAATCCGCAAAGAATGAGGCTAAAATTTGAAGCAGCTAAAATGAGTGGAGAAAATGTGTTGAAAGTTAGAAACTTGTCTAAAAGCTTTGATGGGAAAAAAGTTTTGAATAATATAAATTTTGAGCTTTTCCGTGGAGAAAGAGTTGGAATTATTGGAAAAAATGGGATTGGGAAATCTACGCTTTTAAAAATACTTTTGGATAAATTGCCGAAGGATACAGGGGAAATTGAGTTTGGAACAAGGCTAAAAATCGGATATTATGATCAGAATCATCATGAATTTTCGCAAGAAAATACGATTTTACAGGAAATAAACAATTCACTTGACTTGACGGAAGAATACTTGCGAACACTCGCAGGTGGATTTTTGTTTTCAGGTGACGATGTGCAGAAAAAAATCAGTATGCTAAGTGGTGGAGAAAGAGTCCGTGTGGCATTTTTGAAACTTTACATGGAAAAAGCCAACTTTCTGATTTTAGACGAACCGACAAACCATCTGGATGTTTATTCCATCGAAGTGCTGGAGGACGCCTTGGAGGATTTTGACGGAACAATGCTAGTTGTTTCCCACAACAGACACTTTTTAGACACAGTCTGCAACACAATTTACTGCCTTGATGAAAACGGACTTACAAAATTCAAAGGAAATTACGAAGACTACAAAGAAAGCCTAAAAACAGCAAAATCAGCTTCTCAAGGAACAGACCTTGAAACAAAGGAAGAGAAAAAGCTTTCATATCAGGAGCAGAAGGAACAGTCAAGAAAAATCGCAAAATTGAAACGTGATATTGAGAAACTGGAAAAGAAAATGGAAAAAATCACAGAAATGAGAGAAAACTTGAACGCAGAATACGAAAAGGCTGGAAAAGAAAACAATATGGAAAAACTGATGGAAGTGCAGGAAAAGCTCGACAGGCTGGAAGAAGAAGAGATGGAAAAGATGGAAGAGTGGGATGTGAAGAGTGGGGAGTTGGAGAGTTTGGAGTAGAGAAGGGAGAAAAAATGTTAGAACAAGATGTTAGATTTTTAGCTGAAGAATTAGAAAAAGGAAAGTTAGTAGTTTTTGTTGGTGCAGGAGTTTCTAAAAATAGTGGATTGCCAGATTGGAAAGAATTAATAAAAGATTATGCAGAATATAGAGGAATAAAAGAATTTACATCAAAACAATTTTTAACTATACCAGAAGAAGTTTTTGAAAGATATGGTAGTTTAAAATATTATGAAATTGCAGAAAAAAGATTTTCTGGGAAATATGTTCCTAATTCTGTTCACAGAATATTAAAAAAAATGAAATTGACTTATATAATTACAACCAATTATGATACATTAATTGAAGATCAAATAGAAAATTTACAAATTGTAAGTAAAGATGAAGATTTACCATACACTAATTCTAACAGAATGCTTATAAAAATGCATGGTGATTTTAAAAATAAAAATATAGTTTTGAAAAAAAGTGATTATGATAATTACGAGAAAAATTTTCCACTAATTTCAACTCTTATAAAAGGATTATTTACAACAAATACAGTATTATTTATAGGTTATTCATACAATGATACAAATGTACAGCAAATTATGAATTGGATAAAAGACATTTTGAAAGAGGAAACTAGGAAAGCATTTCTTGTTGAATTTACAGAAGAAGATGAAAAAGAGGAACAAAATGATGGACATATAAATAGAATTTTTTTAAAATTGTTGAATAATAATGACGATGAGAGATTATATGATAATGAAGAAGAAAAGTTCAATAATAAATATGAAAAAACTTTAACAAAATTTCTATCAAATATATATAATAAAAAAATAAATGTAATAGGGGAAGAAAGTTTTGAAATCTATAAAAATTTAAATTATTTAACGGAGCACAATTGGAAAAAACTTAGTAAATATTCTGAAATTTATATAGATAAAGACTGGAAAAAAATTTTAAATATAAGGTTAGAGTTTAAAGATATAGAAAAATATGAAGAGATACTTTTTAAATCAAGGATAAAAAAAGTTATTCGAAATATAAATAGAAATGAGAAGGAAATACTTATTCCTTTTTCAGAAAAAGAAATTACTCCTGAGAGAAAAAAGCAAAAAGAAAATCTGGAAGAATTAATAGGAATAGAAGAAATATTTTTAGAAACAATTTATGATTATGATTACCAAAATTTTCAAAATTTAGTAGAAGAATACATAAAAAGTAATAATATTAATAAATATGTAATTGTATATGGATATTTATTTTTTAAAAAAATATATGAAGCAAAAAAAATAATAGAAAGTATGATAAAAGAAAAAGAAGATTTAAATGATGAAAATGAAAAAATAATTTGGGATAATTTTATATTAACCATTATAAATACAAGAATTGATTATGACATTAGAAAAAATAAAGAAACGCTTGAAGATAAGTATTTTGGATATTTTAAATCCGAAAATGAACTTTTTAATGAAATATTTAAATATTCAACTTTAGAAGCTATAAATAAGGAAATGAACAGATTATTTGATGAGGTAAGAATAGAAAAAAGAGCTTCATATGTGGGGACACCTCCATTAGACCAAGCTATAATTTTGTCAAGAGATTTATTTTATTTTTGTTCTTTAAATGGAATATTTGGAAATTCATTTTCTCTTTATTCAGAATTTATGAAAAAATATATTGAAATTTTACTTGTATCATATACTAATAAGAATGTTGAGCTTAAAAATCAGATGTTTGAAAACAGAAATCTTTTAGAAGAATTTGAATATTTTGATTTTTTTATGATGTTGGAATTAAGTTACAGTGATTTGAAAAAGTTATTTAATGAATATACGATAAAGGATTTAAAATGCAAAGAAGAAATTTCGGATAGGTTAATTGTACTACTTAAAAATATATTTGATTGGATAGAAGAAAATGATAAAGAATTCATGGAAAAAAAGGATGCTTTGGAAAATGTTATATTAATAATTTCAAAATTGGATTTAACAAAAAACCAATTTAAAAATCTATTTAATGTAATACTAAATTATAAAAACAACAGTATCTTTTTTGAAGATAATCCTATTTTAGGGATAGTAAATAACTTTAGAATAATAACTTATAAAAATTTTAAAAATTTGAATAAAGAGTTTTTTGATAAGGTGTTGGAAAAGATTTTTTCAATTGACAGGAATAGAATAGATGAAAATTTATTAGATTATATCACATACTATTTTAATAAAAAAGAAATGCCAAAAATTTTAAAAAATGATAGAATAGAAAACTTTATTAATAAAAATAATTTAAAAATAAAATGTTATTTTTTAAGAATAATAGATGAAACATATTTTGAAGAATTAAAGAATGAAATACTAAAAGAAATAAAAAATACTTTAAATATAGAAGTTTATAGTTTTTTATTAAATCAAAAATTTATAGATTTCATTCCAGAAACAGAAGATAAAATACTGGAAGAATTAGATGAAATATTCCAGAAAAAAGATAGTAATAAAGATTTAAATGTAGATAATTTAGTAAATTTGATATCTAAGCAGGAAAATATTTTAGATTTTTTATTAGTATCAGGTTTAAATGATAGATTGCCAATTTCTTTTATAGAAAAATTAAGTAATTATAAAAATGAGGAATTTTTTAAATCGTTGAAACAATATAAATTAGAGATATTGTGGAAATATATACTGAATCAAGAAAATTTTGATTTTTCTGAATTTACAGAAAATGAATTAGAAAAATTTTCAAAAACAGGAATAAAAAATCTTTTGAAAAAAAATGATAAAAAACTTATAAAAGTAATTAGAGAGTATGTTTTTTCCAAAATAAAGAATAATGATAATATCTCAATGAATAATGTTATAGAAGCCTATTTTGAGTGGGAGAGTGAAAAAGTTGAAACTTCAAAGTAAAAATTCCGTGATGAATTTAGGGGATACAAGTTTTAGAAGGAAAAATTTGTTAGATGACTATAAAGTAATGTTGTAAGGAATTACGGAACAATTGGAAGAATGGAATATAAATAACAGTTTACAAATGACTTTTTATCAAAAGTGGGTTATATATAAATGAGATTTTCTATAGTGATTACTATTCTTTAAAATTGACAATATAGAACTCAGTAAACATAGTATTTTGTGTAATGTATTATAAAGAATAAAAAATATAGTAGAAATTCAATTTTTATAGCAGAACAAGTAATTTTATGAAAGCAGGAAAAGCAAATGGCAAATAATAAATACAGCTGGGAAAACGAAAGTGACAAAATTTTAAAAAGGTTAGTTTTACAAGATGATGAAGAATTTTTGAGTAAAAAAAGGGCAAAAGAGTTATTTGATAATGGGATATTGAAAAAAATTCAAGTGGGAACTTTTGAAGGATTGAAGGAAATACATCGGTATTGGTTTCAGGAATGTTATGGAACTGCAGGAAAAATACGAAAACATGATATTCGGAAAGGCGATACTGTGTTTTGTCGTGCGATGTATCTTGAAGATAATTTAAAGACCGTTTCTAAAATGCCTGAAAATACTTTTGAGGAAATAATTGAGAAATATGTTGAGATGAATATAATGCATCCGTTTTATGAGGGAAATGGAAGAACGACTAGGATTTGGCTAGATCGGATGTTGATAAAAAGGCTTGGAATGTGTGTAAATTGGCAAAGTATCAGTAGAAATAATTATTTATCAGCAATGAAAAGAAGTGTAGTTAATGATTTGGAATTGAAATTTCTTTTGAAGGAGAATTTGACGGAAGATGTGGAAAGCAGAGATTATTCATGAATGGGATTAATCAGTCTTATGAATATGAAAATATGAAGAAATATGATGTGAAGGAACTGGAAGTTTCAAATGAATTAGGAAAATTAGCGAATAAAAAAGGAGATTAAAATGGAAAAATTAGTAAGAAGAGGTGGCGGTGGACATTTTCACGGTGGAGGACATAGCCATTCTCATGGAAGTGGAAGCCATCATTATAGTGGTGGGCATCACAGTGGAGAACATAGTGGCGGAGAGCATTCGAGCGGTCATTCAGATGGAGAAGGAAATGGAAAATCTAAAAAATCAAGTGACGACGAACAAGAAAATTCATCATCTTTTTGGAGAAGTCACGGATCTCATTCAGGAAGTTCAAATCAGAGAAGTTGTGAAAGTATTGTTGACGCTAAGGAAAGACAGGATTGTATTGATAGCAATAATAACGCTGGTAATCTTGAGGTATTTTTTATTTTTTGTGCTGTCATAGTTTTTGTTTTTTTGAAAATAAAAGATTTTGGAAGAAAATAATAAAAAATAATGAGCGTTATATTGGACATATTTACATTGAATGATAAAAATAGATTCTGAATTGATAATGTTTAAGATAATGGATAAAATCGTAAATATAACAGCGAGTACAGGAGAAAAGAGAAATAATAAGTTGAGATGGCAGGAGTAGAAGATAAAATATGGAAATATTAATATCGGTATTAATCGTAGTTATTGGAATTGTAATTTTGATAATAATGAATTTTAGAAATCGTAAAAAAATGGATGAATTTGATGACTTTTCGAGAGAAATGCAGGAAAGGGAAAAAAGAAAAAGAAAAGTTCGTGAAATTGAAAAATATGAAGCTGAAGAAAGAGCGAGTTTTAGCGAAAGTGCTTATGATGAAAATAGAATTTCTTCGGAAAGTGTGCCTAAACAAAATGGAGAAAAAGCGAATATAGATAAATTTGGCGTGAAGATAGTTTCGTTGGATGATATTGTTACAGAAGATTATGGGAAAGATTTTATAGAATATGACAAAAAGGAAAGCGAGGAATATCAAGAAAATATTAGAACAGCGAATATATTTATAATGTCAGGATTTTTTGGAGAAGCAAGGGATAGAATAGTTGAATCCTTGAAATTCAGCCAAAGAGCAAATTA
Proteins encoded in this window:
- a CDS encoding lipoprotein — protein: MLNKKLGLFLIFLFIFIIGCSKKESKEKEDKHNNVQNKTTKENVFSNNSIEKIIETFTKKSKENKISIGNFEKLVYENKNYYYAKIHSRGDAIYALDYSGISATSIFLKVNKVDGANLGIIENMVVNLIQVSDEKINDTEARAIYTKILASMREKELSSLLAYTNGIIYGIRIDSITGEFIFFARESENENAVTSIQNLKFNNKNEGTSEKIVNLKEKK
- a CDS encoding DUF937 domain-containing protein, which gives rise to MNLEALFGLLQGQDLGKLTEQIGGDSTQVKDGVSAALPAILAAVNKNANNSEKAEGLNNALNQHDGSILNNLGSYLQNPDLKDGEGILGHLFGNNTQNVANAVSQSSGLDNQGSMKILQTLAPLVLGALGQQKKENNLDAEGIGNLTSNLAANFTGEGGIMSMVTNMLDANKDGNVMDDVMGLVGKFFGGKK
- the crcB gene encoding fluoride efflux transporter CrcB — encoded protein: MKFLMIGIGGGIGAILRYLISIVPLKVSFPVQTFVTNILGAILIGVVVEMLAGKQVSQNWSLFWRVGICGGFTTFSTFSLETYNLIEKGNTWIALGYAILSVVLSVAGVFIGRGVVRAA
- a CDS encoding MFS transporter, encoding MDKEHSIENTKRYAILEVMFFNGYIVGMQSFVLLSLAIYFNMSSFFISIVSSLPTAGYLLQIFTKRVNLLLGSRKRTMVIAATVSRLVICVMPFAVFFDIRRQEVYFAVMFIYALVSPFSNNVWTAVMTKIVDKRERGKYFGKRNLFSSLSTVVYTLFYGYVLSMPDRKNAMLILTTAMSLSAIGSAIFMCLHYVPDSESDMKKVSIKTAFKNKNFVVYLKFASVWLFTWEFLKPMTEYYRIKVLGVNTMFISQMGVLTAILSSILYLVYGKLSDKYGNKTMLRMGIFFTTYYVLTYFSMTQDNKMSMLFAAAVIDAIGFTAITLSLLNLMMEVSGEPADAYVGAYAMVSGLSAILAGLFGGILGKFINNGVIYIFGEQFYTIRFAFVIGFILRLFSLLELTRVYSFEKTFVYPGGSSRIKSMFSKIMFSGSRYVIHSNKGKNEDSDEKENDVSGEENINGKFNESKEEL
- a CDS encoding transposase translates to MKKILEKIGKDELLEYSRLGDRFSVGNYIGNSSKFHIFTSINPYGKYEGYKFLKDEELKKLGRKKWYLELMKENIKERLFKEGKTVILRKDNFFKHLFEYFVKNKIRLQISYDRDWNNNGYLIKNSDEFFWFHFCDEEDENEEEIIRKYGVKIIRAGKNVIKDIIVEDSKIKKNKLIKVYDLDDVLGDIIFQDDNHILIYEKDLFFGDCKFTILQMSDIEEINDRMNLIETKDINLEEIFPNIVKMKIEEVLKKCFENKILVHFEYEKSYSEKFGIIERFDNKKIILKEIDKMSGIFVAKSEIIIEDISFLFVRNCKVLGI
- a CDS encoding ATP-binding cassette domain-containing protein, with product MSLVQFNKVYKQFAGEYILRDVNFTIEERDKIGLVGVNGAGKSTIIRMLLGEERIDGNENNLNEFGEIVKSGATKIGYLSQNTEFLDEKNTIYEEMMTIFEEERKIWDEIQKVNMLMGTANEDEMEKLINKSAELSSIYEAKNGYEIEYKIKQVLTGLELTGEYENLLLQDLSGGERTRVSLAKLLLSEPDLLILDEPTNHLDLISIEWLEDYLKKYNKAFLLVSHDRIFLDNVCTKIFELENKKLHKYDGNFSSFILQKEMILKGEIKRYEKEQEKIKKMEEYIDRFRAGIKARQAKGRQKILDRIERMEDPVFNPQRMRLKFEAAKMSGENVLKVRNLSKSFDGKKVLNNINFELFRGERVGIIGKNGIGKSTLLKILLDKLPKDTGEIEFGTRLKIGYYDQNHHEFSQENTILQEINNSLDLTEEYLRTLAGGFLFSGDDVQKKISMLSGGERVRVAFLKLYMEKANFLILDEPTNHLDVYSIEVLEDALEDFDGTMLVVSHNRHFLDTVCNTIYCLDENGLTKFKGNYEDYKESLKTAKSASQGTDLETKEEKKLSYQEQKEQSRKIAKLKRDIEKLEKKMEKITEMRENLNAEYEKAGKENNMEKLMEVQEKLDRLEEEEMEKMEEWDVKSGELESLE
- a CDS encoding SIR2 family protein produces the protein MGCEEWGVGEFGVEKGEKMLEQDVRFLAEELEKGKLVVFVGAGVSKNSGLPDWKELIKDYAEYRGIKEFTSKQFLTIPEEVFERYGSLKYYEIAEKRFSGKYVPNSVHRILKKMKLTYIITTNYDTLIEDQIENLQIVSKDEDLPYTNSNRMLIKMHGDFKNKNIVLKKSDYDNYEKNFPLISTLIKGLFTTNTVLFIGYSYNDTNVQQIMNWIKDILKEETRKAFLVEFTEEDEKEEQNDGHINRIFLKLLNNNDDERLYDNEEEKFNNKYEKTLTKFLSNIYNKKINVIGEESFEIYKNLNYLTEHNWKKLSKYSEIYIDKDWKKILNIRLEFKDIEKYEEILFKSRIKKVIRNINRNEKEILIPFSEKEITPERKKQKENLEELIGIEEIFLETIYDYDYQNFQNLVEEYIKSNNINKYVIVYGYLFFKKIYEAKKIIESMIKEKEDLNDENEKIIWDNFILTIINTRIDYDIRKNKETLEDKYFGYFKSENELFNEIFKYSTLEAINKEMNRLFDEVRIEKRASYVGTPPLDQAIILSRDLFYFCSLNGIFGNSFSLYSEFMKKYIEILLVSYTNKNVELKNQMFENRNLLEEFEYFDFFMMLELSYSDLKKLFNEYTIKDLKCKEEISDRLIVLLKNIFDWIEENDKEFMEKKDALENVILIISKLDLTKNQFKNLFNVILNYKNNSIFFEDNPILGIVNNFRIITYKNFKNLNKEFFDKVLEKIFSIDRNRIDENLLDYITYYFNKKEMPKILKNDRIENFINKNNLKIKCYFLRIIDETYFEELKNEILKEIKNTLNIEVYSFLLNQKFIDFIPETEDKILEELDEIFQKKDSNKDLNVDNLVNLISKQENILDFLLVSGLNDRLPISFIEKLSNYKNEEFFKSLKQYKLEILWKYILNQENFDFSEFTENELEKFSKTGIKNLLKKNDKKLIKVIREYVFSKIKNNDNISMNNVIEAYFEWESEKVETSK
- a CDS encoding zinc transporter 7-A, which translates into the protein MEKLVRRGGGGHFHGGGHSHSHGSGSHHYSGGHHSGEHSGGEHSSGHSDGEGNGKSKKSSDDEQENSSSFWRSHGSHSGSSNQRSCESIVDAKERQDCIDSNNNAGNLEVFFIFCAVIVFVFLKIKDFGRK